A part of Rhopalosiphum maidis isolate BTI-1 chromosome 3, ASM367621v3, whole genome shotgun sequence genomic DNA contains:
- the LOC113559205 gene encoding probable cytochrome P450 6a14 produces MTAARLLLELATSRWTIAALAAFAAAAYRFATSTYGYWRDRGVPHVRPIAPLFGNMFGLAVAAEHQSRMYGRIYDGFRGRRYGGLYQMRTPHLMVCDPALVNRVLIGDFAHFTDHGLYTAGPDENPLANGLFNMNGAQWKIMRQKLSPVFTAGKLRHMRGQVAACSEQLMRNVAADVPAAGGPVEVRDALGKYSTDVIGTCAFGLQLNAIDDEQSAFRRYGKAVFAPSFRMMFKELLWMVSPALRRALRIGDFPRDAVEFFTAAFTDTMRYRQERGLVRDDVVQSLIQARTDLVVNKTEPSVTFLETDIVANAFVLFAAGFETVSTAMSFCLYELALKKPIQDKVREEMNAMKIKHNTEVDDDFLKELNYLDMVLAETLRKYPPLITLFREATRDYQVPDDTLVIEKGTKILIPAYAIHHDYRYYPDPETFDPERFSPEEKAKRPNGTYMPFGDGPRLCIGKRFAEMEMKLALTELLTKYEVEPCEKTDIPMRFSKRSLIIMPENGIWLKFKPISTPK; encoded by the exons ATGACCGCCGCGCGCCTTCTGCTCGAGCTGGCCACCAGCCGGTGGACGATCGCCGCGCTGGCGGCGTTCGCGGCCGCCGCGTACCGCTTCGCCACGTCCACGTACGGCTACTGGCGCGACCGGGGCGTACCGCACGTGCGGCCGATCGCGCCGCTGTTCGGCAACATGTTCGGGCTGGCGGTGGCCGCCGAACACCAGAGCCGCATGTACGGCCGGATCTACGACGGGTTCCGCGGCCGCCGGTACGGCGGGCTGTACCAGATGCGCACGCCGCACCTGATGGTGTGCGACCCGGCGCTGGTGAACCGCGTGCTGATCGGCGACTTTGCGCACTTCACCGACCACGGCCTGTACACGGCCGGCCCGGACGAGAACCCGCTGGCCAACGGGCTGTTCAACATGAACGGCGCCCAGTGGAAGATCATGCGGCAGAAGCTGAGCCCCGTGTTCACGGCCGGCAAGCTGCGGCACATGCGCGGCCAGGTGGCCGCCTGCAGCGAGCAGCTGATGCGCAACGTGGCCGCGGACGTGCCGGCCGCCGGCGGTCCGGTGGAAGTGCGCGACGCGCTCGGCAAGTACTCGACCGACGTGATCGGCACGTGCGCGTTCGGACTGCAGCTGAACGCCATCGACGACGAGCAGTCCGCGTTCCGCAGGTACGGCAAGGCCGTGTTCGCGCCGTCGTTCCGCATGATGTTCAAGGAGCTGCTCTGGATGGTCTCGCCGGCGCTGCGGCGCGCGCTCCGCATCGGCGACTTCCCGCGGGACGCCGTCGAGTTCTTCACCGCCGCGTTCACCGACACGATGCGGTACCGGCAGGAACGCGGCCTGGTCAGGGACGACGTCGTCCAGTCGCTGATCCAAGCCAGGACCGACCTGGTCGTCAACAAGACCGAACCGTCGG TGACATTCTTGGAAACCGATATCGTGGCCAATGCATTTGTACTATTCGCCGCTGGGTTTGAAACAGTGTCTACGGCGATGAGTTTTTGTTTGTATGAACTCGCATTGAAAAAACCAATACAGGACAAGGTACGAGAAGAAATGAATGCGATGaagattaaacataatactgAAGTCGACGATGATTTTCTAAAAGAGTTAAATTACTTGGATATGGTATTAGCTG aaaCCTTACGAAAGTATCCACCATTAATAACACTATTCAGGGAAGCGACGCGGGATTACCAAGTGCCCGATGACACATTAGTAATTGAAAAAGGTACAAAAATTCTCATTCCTGCGTATGCTATTCATCACGACTACAGATATTATCCAGATCCAGAGACATTCGACCCTGAACGGTTCTCGCCAGAAGAAAAAGCTAAAAGACCGAATGGGACTTATATGCCATTTGGCGATGGACCTCGCTTATGCATAG GAAAACGATTCGCTGAAATGGAAATGAAATTAGCATTAACTGAACTTTTGACCAAATATGAAGTGGAACCATGTGAAAAAACAGACATTCCCATGCGTTTCAGTAAaagatcattaattattatgccaGAAAATGgcatttggttaaaatttaaaccaatAAGTACCCCTAAATAA